A single Watersipora subatra chromosome 7, tzWatSuba1.1, whole genome shotgun sequence DNA region contains:
- the LOC137399599 gene encoding uncharacterized protein — MPVICGIFGCSNRSNRESHLRYFKVPKFILHQGKETKKLSEDRRRLWKAAIRRRDITSEDRWDRTRVCSTHLVGGENAYLHDRNNLSWLPTIALRHADTMPEPSHARYYRSKQRVGKRKEADAISSLLALKNPRFAYENIVHEHDNATSSRASHIKDNLEAPAELRLMHAGSINFQEKDFIVFLHLKKKDKMVVFYTGLPDLEAVKVVYDLIKNQLSNLSKCLSKENQLMLCLMKLRLNYCFQDTVYQLDVSLSTVQKCFHSVLDLLYVRLRFFVKWPERECLRVSMPMSFRKYFAKKVAVILDCFELKIEKPSAPLSKVYTYSNYKHYHSVKYLIGIAPQGAITFISTGWVGRTSDKHITEKSGILENLLPGDVVMVDRGFTIEESVSFYQAELAIPVFTKGKSQLHPLAVEATCKIANVRIHVERVIGLVCRKFGIIDGTIPIDFLKLRDGEIVPTIDKIVHVCCFLTNLCPSVVPFD; from the exons atgcCAGTAATTTGCGGCATTTTTGGTTGCTCCAACCGCAGCAACAGAGAAAGTCATCTTCGATATTTTAAGGTGCCAAAATTTATTCTGCATCAAGGAAAAGAAACAAAGAAATTATCGGAAGATCGAAGACGACTTTGGAAAGCAGCAATCCGTCGAAGAGATATCACATCAGAGGATAGATGGGATAGAACACGCGTTTGTTCAACACACCTTGTTGGAG GTGAAAATGCATATTTGCATGACAGAAATAATCTGTCATGGCTACCAACGATTGCTTTGAGGCACGCAGATACTATGCCAGAGCCATCACATGCAAGGTATTATCGTAGCAAACAACGGGTAGGCAAAAGAAAAGAAGCGGATGCCATATCATCGCTGTTGGCCCTCAAGAACCCACGCTTTGCCTATGAAAACATCGTCCATGAACATGACAATGCAACAAGTTCACGAGCCTCACATATAAAAGACAATCTAGAAGCACCTGCAGAATTG AGGCTGATGCATGCAGGAAGCATAAATTTTCAAGAAAAGGACTTTATAGTATTTctacatttgaaaaaaaaagataaaatggTAGTTTTTTATACAGGACTGCCTGATTTGGAAGCTGTGAAAGTCGTATATgatttaattaaaaaccaatTGAGTAATTTGTCAAAATGTCTTTCAAAGGAAAATCAATTAATGCTATGCCTGATGAAGCTCagattaaattattgttttcAAGATACAGTGTATCAACTAGATGTATCACTATCGACTGTTCAAAAATGCTTTCATTCTGTTCTCGATCTTTTGTATGTCAGACTAAGATTTTTTGTGAAATGGCCCGAAAGAGAATGTTTGCGAGTATCAATGCCGATGTCattcagaaaatattttgctaagaAAGTTGCTGTAATTTTAGATTGTTTCgagttaaaaattgaaaaaccgaGTGCCCCACTCAGCAAAGTCTATACATATTCAAATTATAAACATTATCACtcagtaaaatatttgattgGTATTGCCCCGCAGGGTGCCATTACTTTTATTTCTACCGGTTGGGTTGGGCGCACATCGGATAAACATATAACCGAAAAATCTGGAATTTTGGAGAATCTTTTGCCAGGCGACGTAGTGATGGTTGACAGAGGATTTACAATAGAAGAGAGTGTAAGCTTTTATCAAGCTGAATTAGCCATTCCGGTTTTTACTAAAGGCAAATCCCAGCTACATCCTCTGGCTGTAGAGGCAACCTGTAAAATTGCTAATGTTCGCATTCATGTCGAACGAGTAATCGGTCTTGTATGCCGAAAATTTGGCATTATAGATGGAACAATACCTATAGACTTCCTAAAGCTTAGAGATGGAGAAATTGTTCCTACTATTGATAAAATTGTGCATGTCTGCTGTTTTCTCACCAACCTGTGTCCATCAGTGGTCCCCTTTGATTAG
- the LOC137399600 gene encoding uncharacterized protein, whose product MSSLYRDSLEASVQYRYDEKARDKSGLDPYSIAKKDLNNDKESWPHITTVDLVEFLIFKKSHYTTDKLRSYKSLEAYKLFQDGWIKEILHKEINSFHLLKAKVYYSMRILEKPLEPWVIVNSKGGIRSGHCTCMAGLGEACTHIATLMFAAETWTKIRQEASVTDVPEYWMLPSSTQLQHPHKQIRDINFQSASKKRKTSKVSTSSPYISNFPSPTKQEMQSAYQRLHRNGKRAAVLTIAEGYADYFQPKTVTGDWPIDLKTIHNTDLVGAKFDDVLTHADSLDISITSSQVAFVEAETRDRSKCKNWLKYRVGRITASNTYKVVHTSTKTSSKSVYKSICQPVQVSSAATEWGKKEPLAKKNYLSLVQSKHQGFTILESGLMLNPDYPEFGATPDGLISCSCCGSEVLEIKLSSSMRFSSDIVMPYLVNGKLKRESAYYYQVQTQLFLTDRQYCDFFVWSPFGTRMKRVHQDKELWVQ is encoded by the exons ATGTCGAGTTTATATCGGGATTCTCTAGAAGCTAGTGTTCAGTATCGTTATGATGAAAAAGCCAGAGACAAAAGTGGATTGGATCCGTATTCCATTGCGAAGAAAGACTTAAACAACGACAAGGAATCCTGGCCTCATATAACCACCGTTGATTTAGTggagtttttaatatttaagaAGTCTCATTATACGACAGATAAACTCCGAAGTTACAAGTCTCTGGAAGCATATAAACTTTTTCAGGACGGGTGGATCAAGGAAATCCTACACAAAGAAATCAACTCATTTCATCTTCTGAAAGCAAAG GTCTATTATTCGATGCGGATCCTGGAGAAACCTTTGGAGCCCTGGGTTATTGTTAACAGCAAAGGGGGCATAAGGAGTGGTCACTGCACCTGCATGGCTGGATTGGGGGAAGCCTGTACTCATATAGCCACCTTAATGTTTGCGGCTGAAACATGGACAAAAATTAGACAAGAAGCATCAGTCACAGATGTGCCAGAATACTGGATGTTGCCGTCATCGACTCAG ttgCAGCATCCGCACAAACAAATAAGAGACATCAACTTTCAGTCAGCGTCAAAGAAACGAAAAACCAGCAAAGTTTCAACAAGCAGTCCCTACATATCGAACTTCCCTTCTCCCACGAAACAGGAAATGCAAAGTGCATATCAGCGCCTGCATCGAAATGGAAAACGGGCCGCAGTTTTAACTATCGCGGAAGGATATGCTGATTACTTTCAGCCCAAGACTGTTACGGGAGACTGGCCCATTGACCTGAAAACTATACATAATACAGATCTCGTAGGTGCAAAATTTGACGATGTGTTGACACATGCAGACAGCTTAGACATTAGTATCACTTCATCGCAAGTCGCATTTGTAGAGGCAGAGACTCGTGACCGTTCCAAGTGTAAGAATTGGCTGAAATACAGAGTTGGCCGCATTACTGCTTCCAATACATATAAAGTTGTACATACAAGCACGAAGACATCGTCAAAATCTGTGTATAAATCAATATGTCAGCCAGTGCAGGTCAGCAGTGCAGCCACTGAGTGGGGAAAGAAGGAGCCGCTAGCCAAGAAAAATTATCTGAGTTTAGTACAAAGTAAACATCAGGGTTTTACAATTCTGGAAAGCGGCCTGATGTTAAACCCGGACTATCCTGAATTTGGAGCAACTCCAGATGGCCTCATCAGTTGCTCATGTTGCGGCTCTGAAGTACTAGAAATTAAATTATCCTCCAGCATGAGATTTAGTAGTGATATTGTTATGCCATATTTAGTAAATGGGAAATTAAAGCGGGAATCTGCATATTATTATCAAGTGCAGACACAATTGTTCTTGACAGACCGCCAGTATTGCGATTTTTTTGTATGGAGCCCGTTCGGCACTCGTATGAAACGAGTTCATCAGGATAAAGAACTGTG GGTGCAATAA